One segment of Panicum virgatum strain AP13 chromosome 1K, P.virgatum_v5, whole genome shotgun sequence DNA contains the following:
- the LOC120643026 gene encoding ethylene-responsive transcription factor ERF014-like: MVKGGAHQLQTDAAAEANAAAAARQHGCGGGKRQYKGVRMRSWGSWVSEIRAPNQKTRIWLGSYSTAEAAARAYDAALLCLKGSAADLNFPVHLPFHIPAAAMSPKSIQRVAAAAAANAGCSPLQAGAPYYPAAAAINSATPPCSYGDASSGASSPETGNAGQYYETAHDDMDVTGDADLAALADIEAFFQSPKCMEYAMMDPCSSFFAPAPMATDAANEWEEEGEINLWSFSSVN, translated from the coding sequence ATGGTGAAGGGCGGCGCGCATCAGCTGCAGACGGACGCGGCGGCCGAAGccaatgcggcggcggcggcgaggcagcacggctgcggcggcgggaagcGGCAGTACAAGGGCGTGCGCATGCGGAGCTGGGGCTCGTGGGTGTCGGAGATCCGGGCGCCCAACCAGAAGACGCGGATATGGCTCGGCTCCTACTccaccgccgaggccgccgcccgcgcctacGACGCCGCGCTGCTCTGCCTCAAGggctccgccgccgacctcaaCTTCCCCGTGCACCTCCCCTTCcacatccccgccgccgccatgtcgcCCAAGTCCATCcagcgcgtcgccgccgccgccgccgccaatgcCGGGTGCAGCCCGCTGCAGGCCGGCGCGCCCTactaccccgccgccgcggcgatcaACTCCGCCACGCCGCCCTGCAGCTACGGCGACGCCTCGTCGGGCGCGAGCTCCCCGGAGACCGGGAACGCCGGCCAGTACTACGAGACGGCGCACGACGACATGGACGTGACGGGGGACGCGGACTTGGCCGCGCTCGCGGACATCGAGGCCTTCTTCCAGTCGCCCAAGTGCATGGAGTACGCCATGATGGACCCATGCAGCTCCTTCTTCGCGCCAGCGCCCATGGCGACGGACGCGGCCAACGAGTGGGAGGAGGAAGGTGAGATCAACCTCTGGAGCTTCTCCTCCGTCAACTGA
- the LOC120643038 gene encoding uncharacterized protein LOC120643038 isoform X1, with the protein MAAALSAFPRAASRFAPCGRRPNFRALCAAAAAAEAPKRRLVLYTKPGCCLCDGLKEKLHAASLLAGTPYSLASLELQERDITTNPEWERLYQYEIPVLAKVLPDGTEEILPRLSPRLSVELIQKKIYSVFDQCVFPVKPVDNCGEITMEGTCINLRCGMASFCLFTKAGHEKSPYVLVFRCSDIGGQGRDAVGAGGMLGAQDGRKASRTGDNFRSLIRPKIEVFRPRFLELHSVMIWASCFSL; encoded by the exons atggcggcggcgctgtctgCGTTCCCGCGGGCCGCTTCCCGCTTCGCGCCGTGTGGCCGCCGGCCTAATTTCCGCGCCCTCTGCGCCGCAGCTGCGGCCGCCGAGGCCCCGAAGCGGAGGCTGGTCCTGTACACCAAGCCGGGGTGCTGCCTCTGTGACGGGCTCAAGGAGAAGCTCCACGCCGCCTCCCTGCTCGCCGGAACGCCCTACTCCCTCGCGTCCCTCGAGCTCCAG GAGAGGGACATCACGACGAATCCGGAGTGGGAGCGGCTGTACCAGTACGAGATCCCAGTGCTGGCCAAGGTGCTCCCCGATGGGACCGAG GAAATACTTCCCAGATTATCGCCCCGTCTGAGTGTGGAGCTCATACAGAAGAAAATTTATTCTGTGTTTGATCA ATGCGTATTCCCTGTGAAGCCTGTTGATAATTGTGGAGAAATCACCATGGAAGGTACATGCATTAACCTGCGATGTGGAATGGCTTCGTTTTGTCTTTTCACCAAAGCAGGGCATGAAAAATCCCCGTATGTACTGGTTTTTCGGTGCTCTGATATTGGAGGCCAGGGTAGGGATGCTGTTGGTGCTGGAGGCATGCTAGGAGCACAGGATGGAAGGAAAGCTTCTAGGACTGGAGACAACTTCAGATCTCTAATTCGGCCAAAAATTGAGGTATTTAGACCAAGGTTCCTTGAACTCCATTCTGTGATGATTTGGGCTAGCTGTTTCAGCCTGTAA
- the LOC120643038 gene encoding uncharacterized protein LOC120643038 isoform X2: protein MAAALSAFPRAASRFAPCGRRPNFRALCAAAAAAEAPKRRLVLYTKPGCCLCDGLKEKLHAASLLAGTPYSLASLELQERDITTNPEWERLYQYEIPVLAKVLPDGTEEILPRLSPRLSVELIQKKIYSVFDQCVFPVKPVDNCGEITMEG from the exons atggcggcggcgctgtctgCGTTCCCGCGGGCCGCTTCCCGCTTCGCGCCGTGTGGCCGCCGGCCTAATTTCCGCGCCCTCTGCGCCGCAGCTGCGGCCGCCGAGGCCCCGAAGCGGAGGCTGGTCCTGTACACCAAGCCGGGGTGCTGCCTCTGTGACGGGCTCAAGGAGAAGCTCCACGCCGCCTCCCTGCTCGCCGGAACGCCCTACTCCCTCGCGTCCCTCGAGCTCCAG GAGAGGGACATCACGACGAATCCGGAGTGGGAGCGGCTGTACCAGTACGAGATCCCAGTGCTGGCCAAGGTGCTCCCCGATGGGACCGAG GAAATACTTCCCAGATTATCGCCCCGTCTGAGTGTGGAGCTCATACAGAAGAAAATTTATTCTGTGTTTGATCA ATGCGTATTCCCTGTGAAGCCTGTTGATAATTGTGGAGAAATCACCATGGAAG GGTAG
- the LOC120642997 gene encoding prolyl-tRNA synthetase associated domain-containing protein 1 isoform X2: MGYTKDQLLARLQELKIDFTCYDHPVVLTVEEQAKHVGHLGGALSKNLLLKDKKHRLYVVSALVETKVDMKILSQRLGLGKGGLRMAPEENLLQVLQVPLGCVTPFALINESASAVSLLLDKGFKSKQSCYFHPLTNDVTIALSSSNLDKFLISIGKQPAYVNFEDAPAVGKDSPDLAHLVPSGVPNSSVQPVENTAHTNVPHQNNVPKVTEVKAKPKVQSKGPETSQSKVDKPTNCTNVDAFVNDVFDIISPLFLSEALKKLDVKKEEISSITDGIRRRAAPDLEIIATSLKNASYTSGFHAGFETMLNRGLSGRSSRN; this comes from the exons ATGGGGTACACGAAGGACCAGCTCCTCGCGCGCCTCCAG GAGCTCAAGATTGACTTCACGTGCTACGATCACCCTGTTGTGTTGACGGTGGAGGAGCAG GCCAAACATGTTGGCCATTTAGGAGGTGCTTTGAGTAAAAATTTACTCTTGAAG GACAAGAAGCATCGGTTATATGTTGTTTCTGCCCTTGTTGAAACCAAAGTTGATATGAAAA TTCTTTCTCAACGTCTTGGTTTGGGAAAAGGCGGTCTACGAATGGCTCCTGAGGAAAATCTTCTACAAGTACTTCAG GTGCCCTTAGGGTGTGTTACTCCTTTTGCATTAATAAATGAGTCTGCAAG TGCTGTTTCACTATTACTTGATAAAGGTTTCAAGTCTAAACAGAGCTGCTACTTCCATCCACTGACAAATGATGTGACAATTG CTCTTAGCTCAAGCAATCTGGACAAGTTTCTCATCTCCATTGGAAAGCAACCAGCATATGTGAACTTCGAG GATGCACCAGCTGTTGGTAAGGATAGTCCTGATCTAGCACATCTGGTGCCATCTGGTGTCCCAAATTCCTCAGTACAACCAGTTGAGAATACGGCACATACTAATGTTCCTCATCAAAATAATGTGCCCAAAGTGACAG AAGTGAAGGCTAAGCCCAAAGTTCAGAGCAAGGGGCCAGAAACGTCGCAGAGCAAAGTAGATAAACCTACTAATTGTACCAATGTTGACGCCTTTGTAAATGATGTGTTTGACATCATCTCTCCATTGTTCTTGTCTGAG GCATTGAAAAAATTGGATGTTAAGAAGGAAGAGATTTCTTCTATCACAGATGGCATTAGGAGACGGGCTGCCCCAGATTTGGAGATTATAGCG ACGAGTCTGAAGAATGCATCATACACCTCAGGGTTTCACGCTGGCTTCGAAACCATGCTGAATCGTGGTTTAAGTGGCCGATCCTCACGTAACTAA
- the LOC120642997 gene encoding proline--tRNA ligase isoform X1, whose amino-acid sequence MGYTKDQLLARLQELKIDFTCYDHPVVLTVEEQAKHVGHLGGALSKNLLLKDKKHRLYVVSALVETKVDMKILSQRLGLGKGGLRMAPEENLLQVLQVPLGCVTPFALINESASAVSLLLDKGFKSKQSCYFHPLTNDVTIALSSSNLDKFLISIGKQPAYVNFEDAPAVGKDSPDLAHLVPSGVPNSSVQPVENTAHTNVPHQNNVPKVTEVKAKPKVQSKGPETSQSKVDKPTNCTNVDAFVNDVFDIISPLFLSEVSQRAYLQYPSIYCVHFSVDIIVVQALKKLDVKKEEISSITDGIRRRAAPDLEIIATSLKNASYTSGFHAGFETMLNRGLSGRSSRN is encoded by the exons ATGGGGTACACGAAGGACCAGCTCCTCGCGCGCCTCCAG GAGCTCAAGATTGACTTCACGTGCTACGATCACCCTGTTGTGTTGACGGTGGAGGAGCAG GCCAAACATGTTGGCCATTTAGGAGGTGCTTTGAGTAAAAATTTACTCTTGAAG GACAAGAAGCATCGGTTATATGTTGTTTCTGCCCTTGTTGAAACCAAAGTTGATATGAAAA TTCTTTCTCAACGTCTTGGTTTGGGAAAAGGCGGTCTACGAATGGCTCCTGAGGAAAATCTTCTACAAGTACTTCAG GTGCCCTTAGGGTGTGTTACTCCTTTTGCATTAATAAATGAGTCTGCAAG TGCTGTTTCACTATTACTTGATAAAGGTTTCAAGTCTAAACAGAGCTGCTACTTCCATCCACTGACAAATGATGTGACAATTG CTCTTAGCTCAAGCAATCTGGACAAGTTTCTCATCTCCATTGGAAAGCAACCAGCATATGTGAACTTCGAG GATGCACCAGCTGTTGGTAAGGATAGTCCTGATCTAGCACATCTGGTGCCATCTGGTGTCCCAAATTCCTCAGTACAACCAGTTGAGAATACGGCACATACTAATGTTCCTCATCAAAATAATGTGCCCAAAGTGACAG AAGTGAAGGCTAAGCCCAAAGTTCAGAGCAAGGGGCCAGAAACGTCGCAGAGCAAAGTAGATAAACCTACTAATTGTACCAATGTTGACGCCTTTGTAAATGATGTGTTTGACATCATCTCTCCATTGTTCTTGTCTGAGGTAAGCCAGAGAGCTTATCTACAATACCCTTCAATATATTGTGTGCACTTTTCTGTTGATATTATTGTTGTGCAGGCATTGAAAAAATTGGATGTTAAGAAGGAAGAGATTTCTTCTATCACAGATGGCATTAGGAGACGGGCTGCCCCAGATTTGGAGATTATAGCG ACGAGTCTGAAGAATGCATCATACACCTCAGGGTTTCACGCTGGCTTCGAAACCATGCTGAATCGTGGTTTAAGTGGCCGATCCTCACGTAACTAA
- the LOC120643015 gene encoding E3 ubiquitin-protein ligase RZF1-like, whose amino-acid sequence MATAAPARHRTCRMYWCYQCARALRIISYPSTDVFCPRCFGRFLHEIDAPPRPAAFPPPPHFLPHPFHPQHQYDGHPRRWVIYGGEPATVPGRAFRQPAPAPSPAPAPPRRRVPSPPPPVPRRPSTPPAFDPGNYFTGPNLNNLIEELTQNDRPGPAPAPPSAIDSLPTVRITGAHLSDGPQCPVCKEDFEIGEAARQLPCKHVYHSDCIVPWLRLHNSCPVCRYQLPGGGGSSNGSSQQAAAPRGGTRNREREREPPTLVRWGPFSWLWPPRELDDPDDAWEHGRRGRQHDAADAGAFYAWWRSLFLF is encoded by the exons atggcgacggcggcgcccgcgcggcACCGGACGTGCCGCATGTACTGGTGCTACCAGTGCGCCCGCGCGCTCCGCATAATCTCCTACCCGTCCACCGACGTCTTCTGCCCGCGCTGCTTCGGCCGCTTCCTCCACGAGAtcgacgcgccgccgcgccccgccgcgttcccgccgccgccgcacttccTCCCGCACCCGTTCCACCCGCAGCACCAGTACGACGGCCACCCGCGCCGCTGGGTCATATACGGCGGGGAGCCGGCAACAGTACCAGGCCGCGCGTTCCGGCAGCCCGCTCCGGCTCCGTCGCctgcaccggcgccgcctcggcggcgcgtgccctccccgccgccgccggtgccgcggaggccgtccacgccgccggccttcGACCCCGGGAACTACTTCACGGGGCCGAACCTGAACAACCTCATCGAGGAGCTCACCCAGAACGACCGGCCGGGtcctgcgccggcgccgccgtcggccatcGACTCGCTCCCGACGGTGCGGATCACCGGGGCGCACCTGTCCGACGGCCCGCAGTGCCCCGTGTGCAAGGAGGACTTCGAGAtcggggaggcggcgcggcagctGCCGTGCAAGCACGTCTACCACTCCGACTGCATCGTGCCGTGGCTCCGCCTCCACAACTCCTGCCCGGTCTGCCGGTACCAGCTgcccggcggcgggggctcCTCCAACGGCAGCAGTCAGCAGGCCGCCGCACCTCGCGGCGGCACCAGGaacagggagagggagagggagcccCCGACGTTGGTGCGGTGGGGCCCGTTCTCGTGGCTgtggccgccgcgggagctggaCGACCCCGACGACGCGTGGgagcacgggcggcgcggcaggcagcACGACGCGGCCGACGCCGGCG CATTCTACGCTTGGTGGCGCTCTCTGTTTCTCTTCTAA